One genomic region from Pyrobaculum islandicum DSM 4184 encodes:
- the dph2 gene encoding diphthamide biosynthesis enzyme Dph2 — translation MEHIEVHPFVWKAGPDTLIEAPPGFKWVAMEIARKTGATVSGRPVWGACDIRPDPRFRKIFHLGHSVPPNVAYLLQKNLGGEIERVEQDFYRFKTDGTEIYFIPVYYKPPPDLPRLEKVGKIYFPLPYRKIAEVIHKETGFPIARDPVTGCWVGEQPGDVAYVVSTGLFYPLTLKFFYPDTTVYLVDPFRREVKDIEPEFMRLIKLKARAHISTPKRVAVLLTTKPGQRQDDKALELSSRGLVMVLLDEISPEYIDDLQFDLVVNTACPRIGIDDIDRIKTPILNYYEYKRGVIDPRLSIKLI, via the coding sequence GTGGAACATATTGAGGTACACCCTTTTGTATGGAAGGCGGGGCCAGACACGTTAATAGAGGCCCCACCAGGTTTTAAATGGGTGGCGATGGAAATAGCCCGTAAGACTGGGGCGACGGTATCTGGTAGACCGGTATGGGGTGCGTGCGACATAAGACCAGACCCACGCTTTAGGAAGATATTCCACTTGGGACATAGCGTGCCCCCCAATGTAGCTTATCTCCTACAGAAAAATCTCGGCGGCGAAATAGAGAGAGTAGAACAAGACTTTTACAGATTTAAAACCGACGGTACAGAGATTTACTTCATTCCTGTGTACTACAAGCCGCCTCCAGATCTCCCGAGGCTTGAGAAAGTGGGAAAGATATACTTCCCCCTGCCCTATAGGAAAATAGCAGAGGTAATACACAAAGAGACAGGGTTTCCTATTGCTAGAGACCCCGTCACGGGATGTTGGGTGGGAGAGCAACCTGGCGACGTAGCATATGTAGTGTCCACAGGGCTTTTCTACCCGCTTACGTTGAAATTCTTCTACCCAGATACAACAGTTTATCTAGTAGATCCATTTCGCAGAGAGGTCAAAGATATTGAGCCAGAGTTTATGAGATTGATAAAACTGAAGGCACGCGCGCATATATCTACGCCAAAGCGTGTCGCCGTGTTGTTAACTACGAAGCCAGGCCAAAGACAAGATGACAAAGCTTTGGAACTCTCGTCGCGGGGACTAGTTATGGTACTACTAGATGAGATCTCCCCGGAATATATTGACGATTTACAATTTGACCTAGTTGTAAATACCGCATGCCCACGTATAGGTATAGATGACATAGATAGAATCAAAACACCGATTTTGAACTACTATGAATATAAAAGAGGCGTCATTGATCCAAGACTTTCAATTAAGCTTATATAA